GCCAACGAGGGGATAGCCGAAAAATGCTCATCCCTTCTTGATCCCTTGCGCGGCGATGCGGCCACTCTCGCTCAGCCCTGTTTGGGATTTGGGGTTGCGTCAGGTTGTTATTTTTTATTCTCCATCACCTAGGGTTTCTCATCCAGCGAGGCCTTCCCTGATATGACAGCAGGGTTTGGCCGTTCGTTCTTCCCGATCCCGGCTTTTCAGCCGGGCGGTCCGGTAACAACGTGCAGTACGATTAGGGATATTATTCTTCATGGAGGAAAGTTCCGATGCGTAACAGTTCACCGACCGTTCTTTTCATTTTCCTATTTCTTTTTGGAATAACCTGCTGCTCTATCTCCTTTGCGGAGGTCACCGGCAAGATCGCCGGGACGGTCAAAGACATTCAGTCCGGGGAAGGGCTGCCCGGGGTCAATGTCCTGGTCGAGGGAACAGCCTTGGGCGCAGTCACCAATGTGGAGGGGTTCTATTCGATTATCAACGTCCCTCCGGGCACCGTCACTTTAAAGTTTTCCTGCTTGGGCTATCAGGTCCGCACCATGTCCGGCATCCGTGTTTCGGTTGGCTTGACCAGCAAGGTGGATGCCAAACTGTCGTCTAAGGCGCTGGAGATCGACGATGTGGTGGTGGTGGCGGAACGGCCTGTGATCGAGGTGGATCGCACCAATACCGCGGCGTATATGGCCTCTGAAGAGATCGCCGAGCTGCCGGTGACCGAGGTGGCTGAGCTGATCCAGCTCCAGGCCGGCGTGACTCAGGATGCTGAAGGCCAGTTGCATTTCCGCGGCGGCCGCAGCGGCGAAGTGGCTTACCTGGTAGACGGCGTTCCGGTGACCAACCGTTTTGACGGCGGCAGCGCCATCATAATCGAGAACGAGGTGATTCAGGAACTGCAGGTCATCAGCGGCACGTTCAACGCCGAATACGGGCAGGCGCAGTCCGGCATCGTCAACATCGTTTCCAAAATGCCGGATAGTCACTACTCCGGCCGTCTCTCCACCTATGCCGGTTCGCATCTGAGCCGGAAGTCCGATATCTTTCTCGGCATCGAAGATCCGATGAACAACATGGAATACAATATCCAGGGCAATCTGACCGGGCCGGTTCCACTTTCGAAAAAGCTCTCTTTCTATGCCTTCGCCCGCTATAATCAGGACGGCGGCTGGCTGAACGGCGAGCGGCGGTATAAGCCGGAGGACAGCTGGAAAGTCCGCGTGTTCGAGCAATGGTACAATTTGAATTTTCCCGAACGTTACTTCGGCCAGTATCTGCCCTATGCCCGCTACGCCGACTCCTTGGGCTTGTTCAGCGGCGACCGTTCGTTTGTATCCATGAACGCATCGGAAAAACTTTCCGTCAACGCCAAGCTCTACTATCAGATGGCGCAAAACGTCCGAGTGTTTTATAACTTTTTTGCCGACAGGGGGGAAAATATTATCTATAACAATGCGTATCGCTACGCCCCCGACGGCCTGCCCACTGAACATAAAAAGGCCTTCAATCACACGGTCAATCTGACCCATACGCTCAAATCGAATCTGTTCTATGAACTCAACCTTTCCTATTTCGGTGAGAATCGCAAAACGTATCTCTACGAGTCCGCTGCGGATCCCCGCTATCAAGATCAGGTGCCCTCGCTTTTGGGCTACCGGTTCGGCGGCACGGAGAATGACCGTGAATATATTGATTTTCAGAATTATCTCGCTCAATGGGACATGACCTGGCAGATCGATAAAGTCAACCTGACCAAATTCGGGTTTTCGATCAAGAAATTCAACCTGGACTACCAGGAGATTACCACGACCTCCATCCCAAACAGCCATTATCTGCCAACGACCAAATGGACGACCTTTGCCGAATTCTATGCGCTCTCCCGGCCGCCGCAACTGCTGGTTCCCGGGAGAAACACGCTGCTCAACAATCTGTACACGCACAAACCGCTCGAGTTTGCGGTCTATGCCCAGGACAAACTGGAACTGGGCGAACTGATCGCCAACGTCGGTCTGCGCTTTGATTATTTCGAGCCCGACGGCGTCGTGCCGTTGGATCCACGGGCGCCTTACAACGCGGTGACCGGCGGACTGCAGACCGAATTTGTCAAAGCTTCGAAAAAGTATCAGCTGAGCCCTCGATTGGGTCTTGCGTTCCCCATCTCCGATCGCGGCGTGATTCACGTTTCCTACGGCCATTTTCTGCAAATCCCGCAATTCCGTTATCTGTATTACAACTCAGAATTTGAGCTCTCCTCCGGATACAAGGAGACGATCATGGGCAACGCGGATCTGGAACCGGAGAGAACCGTGGCCTATGAGATCGGCCTTCAGCAGCAGCTGGCGACAAATTTCGGCATGGAATTGACAGTCTATTCCAAGGACATCCGCAATCTGCTCGGCCAAGAGATTTTTGACACGCTGGATGAGCGGGTCTATTTCCGTTACGCGAATCGTGATTATGGCAACGTCAAAGGCATCACCGTCTCGGTGGAAAAAAAGCCGTCGGGATTTCTCTCCGGCCGGCTGGACTATACCTATCAGGTGGCCCGCGGCAACGCTTCGGATCCAAACGCCGTCTTTCAGGCGAACCAGAGCACCCGGCCGGCGGAGCTGCAAAAACAGGTCATCCCCTTGAACTGGGACCAGACGCATACGATGAACGGCACCCTTCGAGTGGGGGATACGAAAAATTGGACCGTCAGCCTGATCGGCCGACTGGGAACCGGTTTGCCGTACACCGCGGATACGCCGCAGGAACGTCAGCTGGAGACCGTGTTCGCGAACAACGAGCGCAAGCCCATGACCTATAACGTCGACCTGTGCGCGCAAAAGTATTTCAAGCTGGGAGCGCGGAATCTGGTCTTCTTCGCCAGATGCTTCAATCTCTTCGACACGGCGAACCACCTGCAGGTTTTCCCCAGCACCGGATTTGCGGATCGAACCTTCCGCTATCCTGAACAGGAACGCATCGACTCTTTGAACGGCGTCTACCAATTGAGCGAAATCGATGCCAGACCGCATTGGTTTTCTGAACCGCGCAAACTGCAATTGGGCGTATCGCTGGAATTTTAACATTGGCCAATCGGAGGATTTCGATAATGGTACGGAAAGTAACAACCTTGATCTGGACAGGGATGATCTGTTTTTCGGCCGTCTCCCTTCTGGGCGATCCACAGCAAGTGCGGGCACAGGAACGGTCTGTGTTGGATGACAAAACCGCGATCTCCGTTGGGCCCCTGCGCAAGACTGCGGAG
This genomic interval from bacterium contains the following:
- a CDS encoding TonB-dependent receptor, which codes for MRNSSPTVLFIFLFLFGITCCSISFAEVTGKIAGTVKDIQSGEGLPGVNVLVEGTALGAVTNVEGFYSIINVPPGTVTLKFSCLGYQVRTMSGIRVSVGLTSKVDAKLSSKALEIDDVVVVAERPVIEVDRTNTAAYMASEEIAELPVTEVAELIQLQAGVTQDAEGQLHFRGGRSGEVAYLVDGVPVTNRFDGGSAIIIENEVIQELQVISGTFNAEYGQAQSGIVNIVSKMPDSHYSGRLSTYAGSHLSRKSDIFLGIEDPMNNMEYNIQGNLTGPVPLSKKLSFYAFARYNQDGGWLNGERRYKPEDSWKVRVFEQWYNLNFPERYFGQYLPYARYADSLGLFSGDRSFVSMNASEKLSVNAKLYYQMAQNVRVFYNFFADRGENIIYNNAYRYAPDGLPTEHKKAFNHTVNLTHTLKSNLFYELNLSYFGENRKTYLYESAADPRYQDQVPSLLGYRFGGTENDREYIDFQNYLAQWDMTWQIDKVNLTKFGFSIKKFNLDYQEITTTSIPNSHYLPTTKWTTFAEFYALSRPPQLLVPGRNTLLNNLYTHKPLEFAVYAQDKLELGELIANVGLRFDYFEPDGVVPLDPRAPYNAVTGGLQTEFVKASKKYQLSPRLGLAFPISDRGVIHVSYGHFLQIPQFRYLYYNSEFELSSGYKETIMGNADLEPERTVAYEIGLQQQLATNFGMELTVYSKDIRNLLGQEIFDTLDERVYFRYANRDYGNVKGITVSVEKKPSGFLSGRLDYTYQVARGNASDPNAVFQANQSTRPAELQKQVIPLNWDQTHTMNGTLRVGDTKNWTVSLIGRLGTGLPYTADTPQERQLETVFANNERKPMTYNVDLCAQKYFKLGARNLVFFARCFNLFDTANHLQVFPSTGFADRTFRYPEQERIDSLNGVYQLSEIDARPHWFSEPRKLQLGVSLEF